Proteins encoded by one window of Phytohabitans houttuyneae:
- a CDS encoding response regulator transcription factor produces MARLLLIEDDLAIRTPLIRALRERGHAVAAAHTAMDGLQTTLQERPDLVVLDLGLPDLDGLELLRMLRGVSTVPVIIATARDDEAEIVRGLDAGADDYVVKPFTAAQLDARVRAVLRRGAGDPGESAVVVGELRVDPRSREATLGGTALDLTPREFDLLHHLAARAGQVVTKRELLTEVWQVPYGGADKTVDVHLSWLRRKLGETALEPRYLHTVRGVGVRLSPPAAP; encoded by the coding sequence GTGGCCCGCCTGCTGCTCATCGAGGACGATCTCGCCATCCGCACGCCGCTGATCCGGGCGCTGCGCGAGCGCGGGCACGCGGTGGCCGCCGCACACACCGCCATGGACGGCCTGCAGACCACGCTGCAGGAGCGCCCCGACCTCGTGGTGCTCGACCTCGGGCTGCCCGACCTCGACGGCCTCGAGCTGCTGCGGATGCTGCGCGGCGTGAGCACGGTGCCCGTCATCATCGCCACCGCCCGCGACGACGAGGCCGAGATCGTGCGCGGCCTCGACGCGGGTGCCGACGACTACGTGGTCAAGCCGTTCACCGCGGCCCAGCTCGACGCGCGGGTACGGGCCGTGCTCCGCCGCGGCGCCGGCGACCCGGGCGAGTCCGCAGTGGTCGTCGGCGAGCTGCGGGTCGACCCGCGCTCCCGGGAGGCGACGCTGGGCGGGACGGCGCTGGACCTGACCCCGCGCGAGTTCGACCTGCTGCACCACCTCGCGGCGCGCGCCGGGCAGGTGGTCACGAAGCGGGAGCTGCTGACCGAGGTGTGGCAGGTGCCGTACGGCGGGGCCGACAAGACCGTCGACGTGCACCTCTCGTGGCTGCGCCGCAAGCTCGGCGAGACCGCGCTGGAGCCTCGGTACCTGCACACGGTGCGCGGCGTGGGCGTGCGCCTGTCACCGCCGGCGGCTCCATGA
- a CDS encoding PepSY domain-containing protein: protein MARKSLLVVVAGAAAVGIIATGAAAGAALTGGSDDGFGASVSSSPSDDFTTPSDDSSTPSDDSSTPSDDSSTPSDDSSTPSDDSSTPSDDFTTAPSDDPTSGGPTSKAPAADAVSRDRAIDIALATTGGGTVVDTEREWEHGRPAWKIEIVKGGVEHKVYVDRATGGIVKYDRDDDSSGSGGDDDSSGKGRGGDDD from the coding sequence ATGGCACGCAAGTCATTGCTGGTAGTGGTCGCCGGAGCGGCGGCCGTGGGCATCATCGCGACGGGGGCGGCCGCGGGCGCGGCGCTCACGGGCGGTTCGGACGACGGCTTCGGCGCGTCGGTCTCGTCGTCGCCGTCGGACGACTTCACCACGCCGTCCGACGACAGTTCGACGCCGTCCGATGATAGTTCGACGCCGTCCGATGACAGTTCGACGCCGTCCGACGACAGCTCGACACCGTCCGATGACAGCTCGACGCCGTCGGACGACTTCACGACGGCGCCCTCGGACGACCCGACCTCGGGCGGCCCTACCTCGAAGGCGCCGGCCGCGGACGCGGTCAGCCGCGACCGGGCGATCGACATCGCGCTCGCCACGACCGGCGGCGGCACTGTCGTCGACACCGAACGGGAGTGGGAGCACGGCCGGCCGGCCTGGAAGATCGAGATTGTGAAGGGCGGCGTGGAGCACAAGGTCTACGTCGACCGCGCGACCGGCGGCATCGTCAAGTACGACCGTGACGACGACAGCAGCGGCAGCGGTGGCGACGACGACAGCAGCGGCAAGGGCCGCGGCGGGGACGACGACTGA
- a CDS encoding ABC transporter ATP-binding protein translates to MRRGLALSPELRTGLAGTLALAVVSMVGRAAVPVAIQQGIDRGLRAPGGPDIGVVATVVGLTAAVLVVTTICGYLMMRRLFTVSETALANVRVRTFRHVHDLSMLHQQSERRGSLVSRVTSDVDQITQFLQWGGVILLISTGQVVVTTVVMAVYSWQLTLVVFVAFLPAVAVIRGFQKRLAGAYGVVRQRMGAMLAAISESVVGAAVIRAYGVSGRTAVKLDATIDAQRRAQSRAMTLSVTSFSTGELASGLALGAVVVVGVLLGADGTLTVGQLTAFLFLVALFVQPVQIATEVLNEAQNAIAGWRRVLDVLDLEPDVADPATDGVELPPGPLGIRFANVSYAYPGGPTVLSDVDIEIAPKSRVAVVGETGSGKTTFAKLLTRLMDPSTGEVLLSDVPLDRVRFDSLRSRVVMVPQDGFLFDATVADNVRFGRPGLGSDGLALAFAELGLADWVEGLPTGLATQVGERGEALSVGERQLVALARAYVADPDLLVLDEATSAVDPATEVRLQRTLDAVTRGRTTVAIAHRLSTAQAADEVIVVDKGRIVQRGPHTKLLQDRDSVYARLYASWLEQTR, encoded by the coding sequence ATGCGGCGCGGGCTGGCGCTCTCGCCCGAGCTGCGCACGGGCCTCGCCGGCACGCTCGCCCTCGCCGTCGTCTCGATGGTGGGCCGGGCAGCGGTGCCCGTCGCGATCCAGCAGGGCATCGACCGCGGGCTCCGCGCGCCAGGCGGCCCCGACATCGGCGTGGTGGCCACCGTCGTCGGGCTCACCGCCGCGGTCCTCGTCGTCACCACCATCTGCGGGTACCTGATGATGCGCCGCCTCTTCACGGTCAGCGAGACCGCGCTGGCCAACGTGCGGGTGCGCACCTTCCGCCACGTCCACGACCTGTCGATGCTGCACCAGCAGTCGGAGCGGCGCGGCTCACTCGTATCCCGGGTGACCAGCGACGTCGACCAGATCACCCAGTTCCTCCAGTGGGGCGGCGTGATCCTGCTGATCAGCACCGGCCAGGTCGTGGTCACCACGGTCGTCATGGCCGTGTACTCCTGGCAGCTCACGCTCGTCGTCTTCGTCGCGTTCCTGCCCGCGGTCGCGGTGATCAGGGGCTTCCAGAAGCGCCTCGCCGGTGCGTACGGCGTCGTGCGCCAGCGCATGGGCGCCATGCTCGCCGCCATCTCGGAGAGCGTGGTGGGTGCGGCGGTCATCCGCGCGTACGGCGTCTCCGGCCGTACCGCCGTCAAGCTCGACGCGACGATCGACGCCCAGCGGCGGGCGCAGAGCCGCGCGATGACGCTGAGCGTGACCAGCTTCTCCACCGGCGAGCTGGCCTCCGGCCTTGCGCTCGGCGCGGTGGTGGTGGTCGGCGTGCTGCTCGGCGCCGACGGCACGCTGACGGTGGGGCAGCTGACCGCGTTCCTCTTCCTGGTCGCCCTCTTCGTGCAGCCGGTGCAGATCGCCACCGAGGTGCTCAACGAGGCGCAGAACGCGATCGCCGGCTGGCGCCGCGTCCTCGACGTGCTCGACCTCGAACCGGACGTCGCCGACCCGGCGACCGACGGCGTCGAGCTGCCGCCCGGCCCGCTCGGCATCCGCTTCGCCAACGTCTCGTACGCCTACCCCGGCGGCCCCACCGTCCTGTCCGATGTGGACATCGAGATCGCCCCCAAGTCGCGCGTCGCGGTGGTGGGCGAGACGGGCAGCGGCAAGACCACGTTCGCGAAGCTGCTCACCCGGCTGATGGACCCGTCGACGGGCGAGGTGCTCCTGTCGGACGTACCGCTGGACCGCGTACGCTTCGACTCCCTGCGCAGCCGCGTGGTCATGGTGCCGCAGGACGGCTTCCTCTTCGACGCCACGGTCGCCGACAACGTCCGGTTCGGCCGCCCCGGCCTGGGATCCGACGGCTTGGCGCTGGCCTTCGCCGAGCTGGGCCTCGCCGACTGGGTCGAGGGCCTCCCGACCGGCCTTGCCACCCAGGTCGGCGAGCGGGGCGAGGCGCTGAGCGTGGGGGAGCGGCAGCTGGTGGCGCTGGCCCGCGCGTACGTGGCCGACCCCGACCTACTCGTCCTCGACGAGGCGACCAGCGCCGTCGACCCGGCGACGGAGGTCCGCCTGCAGCGCACGCTCGACGCCGTCACCCGCGGCCGCACGACGGTGGCGATCGCCCACCGCCTCTCCACGGCCCAGGCGGCCGACGAGGTCATCGTGGTCGACAAGGGCCGCATCGTGCAGCGCGGCCCCCACACGAAGCTGCTCCAGGACCGCGACTCCGTCTACGCCCGCCTCTACGCCTCCTGGCTGGAACAAACCCGCTAG
- the rpsD gene encoding 30S ribosomal protein S4 yields MNQARPKARISRALGFPLTRKDTKYFERRPYPPGVHGRSRRKTSDYQVRLLEKQRLRFQYNISEKQMRRTFEEAHRGTAKTGDMLVSLLERRLDAVVFRAGLARTIYQARQVVAHGHITVDGAKVDRPSYRVRPGQVVQVRESSRQKPPFEIAAAGAHVDGPTAPYLSTDIAALTTTLLREPARREVPVICDEQLVVEFYSR; encoded by the coding sequence GTGAACCAGGCACGACCCAAGGCGCGCATCTCGCGGGCGCTCGGCTTCCCGCTCACGCGTAAAGACACCAAGTACTTCGAGCGCCGTCCCTACCCGCCGGGTGTGCACGGACGGTCGCGCCGCAAGACATCGGACTACCAGGTGCGGCTGCTGGAGAAGCAGCGGCTGCGCTTCCAGTACAACATCAGCGAGAAGCAGATGCGGCGCACCTTCGAGGAGGCGCACCGCGGCACCGCCAAGACCGGCGACATGCTCGTCTCGCTGCTCGAACGCCGGCTCGACGCGGTGGTCTTCCGCGCCGGGCTGGCTCGCACGATCTACCAGGCGCGCCAGGTCGTCGCGCACGGCCACATCACCGTCGACGGTGCCAAGGTCGACCGCCCCTCGTACCGGGTGAGGCCCGGCCAGGTCGTCCAGGTGCGCGAGTCGAGCCGCCAGAAGCCGCCGTTTGAGATCGCGGCCGCGGGCGCGCACGTGGACGGCCCCACCGCGCCCTACCTGTCGACCGACATCGCCGCGCTCACCACCACGCTGCTGCGCGAGCCGGCGCGCCGCGAGGTGCCGGTGATCTGCGACGAGCAGCTGGTCGTGGAGTTCTACTCGCGCTGA
- the yczR gene encoding MocR-like transcription factor YczR: MTSTVRGSQLARLLGHWHALPGRRRNPDYAALAGAIRGLLSDGRLPLGVRLPAERELADALKVSRTTVTAAYRELRESGHLTSRRGAGSWTTLPGGHKVASSGLWTPQDDLDMIDLGCAALSAPPELMPAAAAAAQGLHRYLSGAGYHPTGIIELREAVAQGYTDRGLTTSPDQIMVTSGTQHALDLVLRLMAPPGAPVLLESPTYPNALAALAARRARIATHGLDNDEGWDADLLLDGLRQTRPRLAYLIPEFQNPTGHLMPAPLRERVVAAAHAAGTDLVIDESFVELPLDGVEVPPPVACYDRHSRVVSIGGMSKPYWGGLRIGWVRASAPLVQRLAALRVGVDMASPVLDQLVAVQLLDRAGTIVPERRRQLTEQRDALVTALRRELPEWQIRVPHGGVTLWAELDGPVSSALSRAAEEVGVRLAPGPRFGVDGTLERFVRLPFTLPASDLEDAVKRLAAVRYDLERTRRPQWREPAILT; this comes from the coding sequence ATGACCAGCACCGTCAGGGGTAGCCAGCTCGCTCGCCTGCTCGGCCATTGGCACGCGCTGCCGGGCCGCCGCCGCAACCCCGACTACGCCGCGCTGGCGGGCGCGATCCGCGGGCTGCTCTCCGACGGCCGCCTGCCGCTGGGGGTGCGGCTGCCGGCCGAGCGGGAGCTCGCCGACGCGCTCAAGGTGAGCCGCACCACCGTGACCGCCGCCTACCGCGAGCTGCGCGAGTCGGGCCATCTGACCAGCCGGCGCGGCGCGGGCAGCTGGACGACCCTCCCCGGCGGCCACAAGGTGGCCAGTTCCGGCCTGTGGACCCCGCAGGACGACCTCGACATGATCGACCTCGGCTGCGCCGCGCTCTCCGCCCCGCCGGAGCTGATGCCGGCCGCCGCGGCCGCCGCGCAGGGCCTCCACCGTTACCTCTCGGGCGCCGGCTACCACCCCACCGGCATCATCGAGCTGCGCGAGGCGGTCGCGCAGGGTTACACCGACCGGGGCCTCACCACCAGCCCCGACCAGATCATGGTGACCAGCGGCACGCAGCACGCGCTCGACCTGGTGCTGCGGCTGATGGCGCCGCCGGGCGCGCCGGTACTCCTGGAGTCACCCACCTATCCCAACGCGTTGGCCGCGCTCGCCGCGCGGCGCGCGCGGATCGCCACCCACGGCCTGGACAACGACGAGGGCTGGGACGCCGACCTGCTGCTGGACGGGCTGCGGCAGACGCGGCCGCGCCTGGCGTACCTGATCCCCGAGTTCCAGAACCCCACCGGCCACCTCATGCCGGCCCCGCTGCGCGAGCGCGTCGTGGCGGCCGCGCACGCCGCCGGCACCGACCTGGTCATCGACGAGTCCTTTGTGGAGCTTCCGCTGGACGGCGTCGAGGTGCCGCCGCCGGTCGCCTGCTACGACCGCCACTCGCGCGTGGTGTCGATCGGCGGGATGAGCAAGCCCTACTGGGGTGGCCTGCGCATCGGCTGGGTGCGCGCCTCGGCCCCGCTGGTGCAGCGGCTGGCCGCGCTGCGGGTCGGCGTCGACATGGCCAGCCCGGTGCTCGACCAGCTCGTCGCCGTGCAGCTGCTGGACCGCGCCGGCACGATCGTGCCCGAGCGCCGCCGCCAGCTGACCGAGCAGCGCGACGCGCTGGTCACCGCGCTGCGGCGCGAGCTGCCCGAGTGGCAGATCCGCGTGCCGCACGGCGGCGTCACGCTCTGGGCCGAGCTCGACGGCCCGGTCTCGAGCGCGCTGTCCCGCGCGGCCGAGGAGGTCGGCGTGCGGCTCGCGCCGGGGCCGCGCTTCGGGGTCGACGGCACGCTGGAGCGCTTCGTGCGGCTGCCCTTCACACTGCCCGCGTCCGACCTCGAAGACGCCGTCAAGCGGCTTGCCGCCGTCCGCTACGACCTGGAGCGCACGCGCCGCCCGCAGTGGCGCGAGCCGGCCATCCTCACCTGA
- a CDS encoding HAMP domain-containing sensor histidine kinase, with product MRRRLALLVTATACLVLVAFLVPLAVLIRAVAEDRALVAATADLQGLVPLAATTATPDLATLASGADRPVTVYLPDGTPVGAPAPRTPAVELAARGRSLTAEAEGGREIVVGVQGRADGTVVLRTFVPDEELSRGVTRAWLLLAGLGMALLLVGLFVADRLARTLVTSITELSTVSHRLAGAELDARATPSGPAELRDVAGALNHLAGRIQDLLREEREQVADLSHRLRTPLTALRLEAEALGDPAEAARVTAGVDAVERAVSGLIIAARRATPSPFPAECDAAAVVRERVAFWSVLAEDTGREVRLDLVDGPLPVPVAAEDLAAAVDALLGNVFAHTPDGTPFAVSLRQDGVLSIADEGPGLPAGAGERGESTAGSTGLGLDIARRAGHTLRLSTSHTGGALVTLELLARP from the coding sequence ATGAGGCGCCGGCTGGCCCTGCTGGTCACGGCGACGGCGTGCCTTGTGCTGGTGGCGTTCCTCGTACCGCTGGCGGTGCTGATCCGCGCGGTGGCGGAGGACCGCGCGCTGGTCGCCGCCACCGCCGACCTGCAGGGCCTGGTGCCGCTCGCCGCCACGACCGCGACCCCGGACCTGGCGACGCTCGCGTCGGGCGCCGACCGCCCGGTCACCGTGTACCTGCCGGACGGTACGCCGGTGGGCGCGCCCGCGCCGCGTACCCCCGCGGTGGAGCTCGCCGCCCGCGGCCGCAGCCTGACCGCGGAGGCCGAGGGCGGTCGCGAGATCGTGGTGGGTGTGCAGGGTCGGGCGGACGGCACGGTGGTGCTGCGCACGTTCGTGCCGGACGAGGAGCTGAGCCGCGGCGTGACCCGCGCGTGGCTGCTGCTGGCGGGGCTGGGCATGGCGCTGCTGCTGGTCGGCCTCTTCGTCGCCGACCGCCTGGCCCGCACGCTGGTCACCTCGATCACCGAACTGTCCACTGTGTCCCACCGCCTCGCCGGTGCCGAGCTCGACGCCCGCGCCACCCCCTCCGGCCCGGCCGAGCTGCGCGACGTGGCCGGCGCGCTCAACCATCTCGCCGGCCGCATCCAGGACCTGCTGCGCGAGGAGCGCGAGCAGGTGGCCGACCTTTCGCACCGCCTGCGTACCCCGCTCACGGCACTGCGCCTGGAGGCCGAGGCGCTGGGCGACCCCGCCGAGGCGGCCCGCGTGACGGCCGGCGTCGACGCGGTGGAACGCGCGGTGAGCGGCCTCATCATCGCCGCCCGCCGGGCCACGCCGAGCCCGTTCCCGGCCGAGTGCGACGCGGCGGCGGTGGTGCGCGAGCGCGTGGCGTTCTGGTCGGTGCTCGCCGAGGACACCGGCCGCGAGGTGCGGCTCGACCTCGTCGACGGCCCGCTCCCGGTCCCGGTCGCCGCGGAGGACCTGGCCGCCGCGGTGGACGCCTTACTGGGCAATGTCTTCGCCCACACGCCGGACGGCACGCCCTTCGCGGTGAGCCTCCGCCAGGACGGCGTGCTGTCGATCGCCGACGAAGGCCCCGGCCTGCCCGCCGGCGCCGGTGAACGCGGTGAGAGCACCGCCGGCTCCACCGGCCTCGGCCTGGACATCGCCCGCCGGGCCGGCCACACCCTCCGGCTGTCCACGTCGCACACCGGCGGCGCGCTGGTGACGCTGGAGCTCTTAGCGCGCCCTTAG
- a CDS encoding AMP-dependent synthetase/ligase, translated as MSLEIPYRSIPDMFLKRIASTPDRDALAHPAPDDSGPVWLKWSEIGRRAKAIAAGLVGLGVGTEDRVAIISNTRLEWVLADLGVMCAGGATTTVYPTTEPEDVAYIIGDSGSIVVIAENATQAGKLAGASVPAVKHVVLIDGAADPAASPPQTTLADLEAAGAERLASEPDLIEKITEGITHDHLATLIYTSGTTGRPKGVELLHGGWCWEAVAQAGPGLMEPDDLQYLWLPLSHSFGKTLITGIIHVGMPTYVDGRLDKLVDNLAVVKPTLMCGAPRIFEKVYNRAVSSAQDAGGAKAKIFAWAVRTGKQKVALEQAGKPVPRGLEIKYSLANRLVFSKLQARLGGRIRKLVSGAAPLSVPIAEFFAAAGLPIGEGYGLTETSAGNFVNRRDWVKIGTCGPALGDLECKIAEDGEVLLRGKPVMRGYHNLPEETAAAFTEDGFFRTGDIGELDADGFLRITDRKKDLVKTSGGKYIAPSHIEGMFKALCPYTSQVVVITQGRNFCTMLVTLDPDAIVGWAAGGPLAGKPYGEISGSPEAQAMVAGYVEELNTKLNRWETVKKFTILHRDLTIEDGEMTPSMKIKRRVVEANFAGEIEKMYEGTLAEI; from the coding sequence ATGTCTCTTGAGATCCCGTACCGGTCTATACCGGACATGTTCCTGAAACGCATCGCGTCCACCCCCGACCGCGATGCGCTCGCCCACCCCGCGCCCGACGACTCCGGTCCGGTGTGGCTCAAGTGGTCCGAGATCGGTCGCCGCGCCAAGGCGATCGCGGCCGGGCTGGTCGGGCTCGGCGTCGGCACCGAAGACCGCGTCGCGATCATCAGCAACACGCGGCTGGAATGGGTGCTGGCCGACCTCGGCGTGATGTGCGCCGGCGGCGCGACCACCACCGTGTACCCGACGACGGAGCCGGAAGACGTCGCCTACATCATCGGCGACTCCGGCTCGATCGTCGTCATCGCCGAAAACGCCACCCAGGCGGGCAAGCTCGCCGGTGCCAGCGTGCCAGCCGTCAAGCACGTCGTGCTGATCGACGGGGCCGCCGACCCGGCCGCCTCGCCGCCGCAGACCACGCTCGCCGACCTGGAGGCCGCGGGCGCGGAGCGGCTGGCGAGCGAGCCCGACCTGATCGAGAAGATCACCGAGGGCATCACCCACGACCACCTGGCGACCCTGATCTACACGTCGGGCACCACCGGGCGCCCGAAGGGCGTCGAGCTGCTGCACGGCGGCTGGTGCTGGGAGGCGGTGGCGCAGGCGGGACCGGGCCTGATGGAGCCGGACGACCTTCAGTACCTGTGGCTGCCCCTGTCCCACTCCTTCGGCAAGACGCTGATCACGGGGATCATCCACGTCGGCATGCCCACGTACGTGGACGGGCGGCTCGACAAGCTCGTCGACAACCTCGCCGTGGTCAAGCCCACGCTGATGTGCGGCGCGCCGCGCATCTTCGAGAAGGTGTACAACCGCGCGGTGTCGTCGGCGCAGGACGCGGGCGGCGCCAAGGCCAAGATCTTCGCGTGGGCGGTGCGCACCGGCAAGCAGAAGGTGGCGCTGGAGCAGGCCGGCAAGCCGGTGCCGCGAGGGCTCGAGATCAAGTACAGCCTCGCCAACCGCCTCGTCTTCAGCAAGCTCCAGGCCCGCCTCGGCGGCCGCATCCGCAAGCTTGTCTCCGGCGCGGCGCCGCTGTCGGTGCCGATCGCGGAGTTCTTCGCGGCGGCGGGGCTGCCGATCGGCGAGGGGTACGGGCTGACCGAGACGAGCGCGGGCAACTTCGTCAACCGGCGTGACTGGGTGAAGATCGGCACGTGCGGCCCCGCCCTGGGCGACCTCGAATGCAAGATCGCCGAGGACGGCGAGGTGCTCCTGCGCGGCAAGCCGGTCATGCGCGGCTACCACAACCTGCCCGAGGAGACGGCCGCCGCGTTCACCGAGGACGGCTTCTTCCGCACCGGCGACATCGGCGAGCTCGACGCGGACGGCTTCCTGCGCATCACCGACCGCAAGAAGGACCTGGTCAAGACGTCCGGCGGCAAGTACATCGCGCCGTCGCACATCGAGGGCATGTTCAAGGCGCTGTGCCCGTACACGTCGCAGGTGGTCGTGATCACCCAGGGCCGCAACTTCTGCACGATGCTCGTCACCCTCGACCCCGACGCGATCGTGGGCTGGGCGGCGGGCGGGCCGCTGGCCGGCAAGCCGTACGGGGAGATCTCCGGCTCGCCCGAGGCGCAGGCGATGGTGGCCGGCTACGTCGAGGAGCTGAACACCAAGCTCAACCGGTGGGAGACGGTCAAGAAGTTTACGATCCTGCACCGCGACCTGACGATCGAGGACGGCGAGATGACCCCGTCCATGAAGATCAAGCGCCGCGTGGTGGAGGCCAACTTCGCCGGCGAGATCGAGAAGATGTACGAAGGCACGCTCGCCGAGATCTGA
- a CDS encoding ABC transporter ATP-binding protein, with translation MADSTSRDVLAKGLRILGHAIRVEPRIFAISVVGSGTFGLLTIAGAYIVGAIVGDVVVPSLEDGRADTGLLFLVAAALIALSVLKVAAIFGRRLGAAFMQYRLQASYRRQVTRRYLDLPVAWHQRNATGTLLSNANSDVEATWFPIAPLPFAVGTLIMLAGAFVSLFATDWVLALVGAAIFPALFALNVVYSRRMAPRQTRAQALRGEVSAIAHESFDGALVVKTMGREAEETARFAGRAAELRDSLIAVGRLRGVFDPMLETLPSLGTLAVLLVGAWRLRQGAVTVTELVSVAFLFTVLAFPVRAIGWVLAELPRSVAGWDRVQRVLRAEGEMPYGTGVRAARGTPATLRFESVSFGYEESQVLHDVSFTVPAGRTVALVGPTGSGKSTIASLAARLVDPASGTVRLDDTPLTTLTAASLAETIALVPQVPFVFDDTVRANVTLDRPGVADEDVWAALRMAQADGFVARLPEGLVTHVGERGATLSGGQRQRLTLTRALAGRPALLVLDDATSAVDPRVEAAILGSLRSADPPATILVVAYRRATIALADEVVYIEHGRVVATGTHTELLATVAGYADLVTAYEKAEAERERERAFEEVVP, from the coding sequence GTGGCGGACAGTACCAGCCGGGATGTGTTGGCCAAGGGCCTGCGCATCCTGGGGCACGCGATCCGCGTGGAGCCCCGCATCTTCGCCATATCCGTGGTCGGCAGCGGCACGTTCGGCCTGCTCACGATCGCCGGGGCGTACATCGTCGGCGCGATCGTCGGCGACGTCGTGGTGCCCTCGCTGGAGGACGGGCGCGCGGACACCGGCCTGCTCTTCCTCGTCGCGGCGGCGCTGATCGCGCTCAGCGTGCTCAAGGTGGCCGCGATCTTCGGTCGACGGCTGGGCGCCGCCTTCATGCAGTACCGCCTCCAGGCCTCGTACCGCCGCCAGGTCACCCGCCGCTACCTCGACCTGCCGGTCGCGTGGCACCAGCGCAACGCCACCGGCACGCTGCTGTCCAACGCCAACTCCGACGTCGAGGCCACCTGGTTTCCGATCGCGCCGCTGCCGTTCGCGGTGGGCACGCTCATCATGCTGGCCGGCGCGTTCGTGTCGCTCTTCGCCACCGACTGGGTCCTCGCGCTGGTCGGCGCGGCCATCTTCCCCGCGCTCTTCGCCCTCAACGTCGTCTACTCCCGCCGCATGGCACCCCGCCAGACGCGGGCTCAGGCGCTGCGCGGCGAGGTGAGCGCGATCGCGCACGAGAGCTTCGACGGCGCGCTGGTGGTCAAGACGATGGGACGCGAGGCCGAGGAGACCGCCCGCTTCGCCGGCCGCGCCGCCGAGCTGCGCGACTCGCTGATCGCGGTGGGGCGGCTGCGCGGCGTCTTCGACCCGATGCTGGAGACGCTGCCCAGCCTCGGCACGCTCGCGGTCCTGCTGGTCGGCGCCTGGCGGCTGCGGCAGGGCGCGGTGACGGTCACCGAGCTGGTGAGCGTCGCGTTCCTGTTCACCGTCCTGGCCTTTCCGGTGCGGGCGATCGGCTGGGTCCTGGCTGAGCTGCCGCGCAGCGTCGCGGGGTGGGACCGGGTGCAGCGCGTGCTGCGGGCCGAGGGCGAGATGCCCTACGGCACCGGCGTCCGCGCCGCCCGCGGCACGCCCGCGACCCTGCGCTTCGAGTCCGTTTCCTTCGGGTACGAGGAGAGCCAGGTCCTGCACGACGTGAGCTTCACGGTGCCCGCGGGGCGCACCGTCGCGCTCGTCGGCCCCACCGGCTCCGGCAAGTCCACGATCGCGTCGCTGGCCGCGCGCCTCGTCGACCCCGCCTCCGGCACCGTGCGGCTCGACGACACCCCGCTGACCACGCTGACCGCCGCGTCGCTGGCCGAGACGATCGCGCTGGTGCCGCAGGTGCCGTTCGTCTTCGACGACACCGTGCGGGCCAACGTCACGCTCGACCGCCCCGGCGTCGCCGACGAGGACGTGTGGGCCGCGCTGCGGATGGCGCAGGCCGACGGCTTCGTGGCCCGCCTGCCCGAAGGGCTCGTCACTCATGTGGGCGAGCGCGGCGCCACCCTCTCCGGCGGGCAGCGGCAGCGGCTCACGCTCACCCGCGCGCTCGCCGGCCGCCCCGCGCTGCTCGTGCTCGACGACGCCACGAGCGCCGTCGACCCGCGCGTGGAGGCCGCGATCCTCGGCTCGCTGCGCTCGGCCGACCCGCCGGCCACGATCCTCGTGGTGGCGTACCGCCGCGCCACCATCGCACTCGCCGACGAGGTGGTCTACATCGAGCACGGCCGGGTGGTCGCCACCGGCACGCACACGGAGCTGCTGGCCACCGTCGCCGGGTACGCCGACCTGGTCACCGCCTACGAGAAGGCCGAGGCGGAGCGGGAGCGCGAGCGGGCCTTCGAGGAGGTCGTGCCGTGA